In the Uranotaenia lowii strain MFRU-FL chromosome 1, ASM2978415v1, whole genome shotgun sequence genome, TTTATTATTGCTCTAGGCCATTGCGATGCTTAATTAAGCGATTAAGCACATTtagtcaaatttaaaaaaaaagaaagaaaacaacaatttaaaactgttttttaaattaattttagaaaatttttattttttcaaatttgattgaaagtgcgaaaaatgtgctgaattatttattcaagcaacAATCAATGGACTCATCCAATAGCTGAACGATGAAAATTCGTCTTTTCTACGAGAAATGcgaatgttttctttgaaaaaggtcttggaatatgtgaatttgtattgaaaattaaccaactttattttatcatttggcaaggaatccacgagaacccaccgacattttttacatgcatttggatcataatcacaactgtcacttctcgaaaaatgaggtgcgccaaactgctcgcaagccatttattgcaatttgaaaaatgtataattttaacctatttttttcaattttgacagaaaaaaatctgcgaAGCGAATAAATTTTCCACTGCAATATCTCATTTGAGTCTATCccaatcgaatactgtggaaatttgTGGTATTGTaaagctaaaaacaaaaatagatgaaaaaaccattttttccaaggttttcttaaattattatttttgcaaggtacaatgtacacaacatagagcttaacaatgttctacaaagttgatgtgaAAGGTATAGTAAACCgtagaagaaaccatgcctgtatcttgcttttgtaaaaagttagattttggcgccaccctgcggaccaaaaaaaaaaattcaaatctatcAATAGATAGCacaaatatagtcgagtaattttgtcgaagacactactagatgagctacaacgaagcctctggcctgcagtcaattttgaccgcaaaagtatggttcctggcccactgtggcGTCGCCATTTTCGCGCAAAACAGCTCttacggttaaaaaataaccactttCTTATTTCTACGGTAATCTTCCTTAcggtttaaaaattatcataagtCATATTATAGGTTCTCAAAGAGAAGTCATAAAAAAACAGAACGCGGAAAAAGGttaaatatggttattttttaaccaggGGGCTACTTTTATGGACATTCGGTAACAAATAGGAAAAATAGGgtttttttataagttaagTTTAGGTGTACTGTGCACATTTATTCTTAACAGCATCAACGATCGAATGAATAAATCCAAAGCAGCTTTTTAGTCCAAAataattgctttattttttctttgacaGTACCTACTAGCGGTGTAAAATATTTGCCTTTAAAATGGACTATTTGGCCCTtgttctgcgccgcgcgtgaggtgacgatactCAAGTCTCCTCACCTTCATCGTGACTTTCATCATCAGCGTGGCCAGATTTCAAACCGCTCTAATCCGTACTAATTTTGGTTGAATGAGAtttgatgatcttttttttttgtcgtcagTTCGAATTTCcgtttattattataatttattttataatccgtagaaaatccgtaagAAATGTTGGAAATCCGTAGATTTCAAGCATCGATCCTTAGATCAGTAGAAGTGCTCAAAATCCGAAGATCTACGGAGAAATGCGTAGATCTGGCCACGCTGCTTGTCACCTTATTCTGGTAGTCGATGTCGGTGAAGTGACAGACAGGGTTCATTTGCTGTGAGTGACCAAATtaactcaaatgtcaaatttgcgcgtactttgaaatatacaagcTAGGCTATTCTGCTCTTTGTAAACGTATTGGtacaaaaaaatctggaaaatgtatggaatttatcagaaaatcacatttttctaaaaattgactagcattaaaattatgagaaaaatatgcactgatgcattttaatgcaacgaacaatatttgactttttaacaCAGGTGGAGTTAATATACAATggacttttttctttcttatatGAGCAAACAAcacaaagaaaattttgaaggtacaaaaaaaataatgtaggtATTAttggaaatatttctttttattcgACAGTTtcatgaacgtttttttttttttccttgaagtaGTTCGTCCATGAGACTTGATAAACGCTTTGGAAGGAACaacaaactattttgtttcacttcaaaacaaaactcaatGCACAAAAACTACCTCATCTCCTCGCAAAATACAACCTTCTTGTCAACGTAGAATAGAAGCTCGAGATTTGCTTTTTCCCGACCAGTGCACTATCGTTACTATCGGCAATGCGCGTAGAAACTGCCAAATTGGTCTCCGTGAGAATATCGTAAATCGAATCCTGTTCCACTCGACAGTTGTTCAGCACATTACAGAACTCCTGAATCAACCAGCTTCCTTGCTCGTTTCGGAACGAGAAGTGCCCTGTGGGAAAGATTGCAACACGGTATTGGTTGGGAATATTTAGTTTTGCGAAATCGCTTCCCAATTGATGAACTTACCGTGATGAGAGCTCATGACGATGAGAAAATCTGCAAATTCTGGATACGAGAAGATTTCCACATTTCCTCTTGTATCCAGAAGGTCCGTTCGGGATCGGAAATGCAGAAAGCTACTTCCATCATCGAGTAATTCACCCCTGCAAGCGTTAACGATGAACAGTTTCGGTTTTCCGGCCATGCTTGGCAGTGCGCTAGGAGTGAAGTTTTCGATGAATTCGTAAAGATGATAACTGGTGTCTTTGGCCATCACTAAATCGTCGTTTTCGCCATGCGTTAGGATAACCGTTATGAGACAATCACAATCTATCAATGTTGGATCAACAGCAACTAGAAcgaatggttaattttttttttctttttcgtaaGCTCTCATTGAGAAATAAATACATACGTCTCCTTGCCGTCCCTTGAATCTGTTCAGCAGTTAAATCATGATATGAAAATATATCTTCCTCCAGAAATCCTAAATTAGGTAATGTATCATACAACTTAGCCACATCTTGCTCCGATCCAAAGCGATAGGTATAGTTCCTCCAGTCATCAAATCCcatctgattgaaaatcagaACTTTTCCTCGCTTTTCGCCGTTCATGGCATAGAACCGAGAGTCTGGAGCTACCGGCACACTCAGAAAAACATTGCGCCTGTTGGTCGATGTTGAAGGAAGATCCAGATATCCTTGCGCATCGGAAGCATCTGACTGGGACCCTTTGCTCGACCATTCTTCCATGGTGCCCGAAAAATTCcacaacttattttttttctttcagtagAACAGAAAATCGTCCTCGTCCCTTAGCCGTCCACAACGATCGACCGATACGTAACACTGAATACTCTAATGTCTGGCAAGTTGGTTTTTAAATATAATGCTGATTCTCATCTGTTTCTTATCAAGATTGCTTCTGCTGATTGGTTCGATTGGAAGCGATCCTCTGTGGGGTGGGATTTGTCGTCATAGATTAGAAAGCTTCGTCATGGATTGACATTAGTTGATAACCCGAAGATTTTAAAGATGTGTTTTATTACATAAGGTCAGCTATTTTAATGCACTATGAATCACTTCGCTATTAATAGCAACTCCAGCGACCTAGTATTTGTACCATAgggcaggcatgtcaaactggaggttcgcgggccgcatgcggctcgcgtcctaggtcaatgcggcccgcgtagcccagccttaaattgtcacaaaaaaacaccactgatttttatgtaaaatattactgcaaaaaaaaaactaaagctcaTTCTCTCGCAGTCGTTCGATCAGTGCGGATGTGCGTTATCACTGCTGATCAAAGTATAATATATTTTCCTCGCCGTATCAAAGTGGTCAATTTCGTAAACAAAGAGTGCTTCAAgcggagtgttttttttttctcgctttatGGTTCGGTCGTTACCAAAGGACTTTTTGtgcttggaaattttgatccagCACAGACGCCATCGCCATCTTACATCGAGGCCGTTATCATTACCACACGGCGCCTTCCTGATAGCTCCTGATAAAGCCGGGTATTGGACACCGTAGGGGCATAACTAGGCTGATCCGGATTTGAGTGCCATAACCGGGTGAATTCGGAACGGATCGATTGGTCTCGCTCTCCTTTTGACGCCGCCATCTTTCTTCAGAGGAAAACCACGTGTTTGGACAGCGGACGgtggaaacaaaaattaaaagaaaaattgtgagttcttttttcattcttccttCACTTtactatttctattttttccctacattagtttttgaacttagTTTGCATCGCTCATATTTTCAACACGGAAGACATTCGTGTCTCCGTAAGAAAATATGAGCGAtggcggggggttaaacccgTCTTCGGTGGACGAAGAGGAAGGTATGTTCGAGAATGaagagcatctggaggattcagatgatgctggtccctcaaatgcTAATCATTCTCGGACGACTGTTAATTTCTCATCACCCACAGCTGACAGTGTAGCACCCCGGCTCCGAACCTACACAGATGGTACGTCTTTTTCtgggccatgggtggttttcatccggcccaaagctAACGGTAAACAGCTCAACGTAGTGCAGATCACGAAAGATCTGGCTAGATGGTCCTCCGTAACCAGCGTGACTAAGGTGCGACCCAACAAGTTGCGCGTTGTCGTGGACAATCGAAAATCCGCtaatgaaattgttgccagcaaATTCATTACCTTGGAGTACCACGCCTACATTCCgtctcgaaacgtagagatAGAGGGCGTGATCTCTGAAATGAGTCTGGAGGCTGGGTACGTTAAATcccacggcgttggtaagtttaagagccttgattcgacttcggtcgaaatcttggactGCCGACAACTCAACACTACCACCGTCGTAGAaggagttaaaaagtactcgccttcagcctcatttcgagtgacctttgcgggtaccgccctccctcactacgtcttgattgacggagttttgaggcttcctgtgcggctcTTCGTGCCTCGCCCGATggaatgcaaaaattgcattaaattgggGCATACAGCTTCCCATTGTTGTAGCAAGAAGCGTTGCCCCAAATGCGGGGAGGTTCATGGGgatggagcgtgctcagcaatagaacagaaatgtgtctattgcgggggctcacctcatgaCATCTCTTTGTGCGAGGCGTTTAAGAGCCGCTGGGATAGTCAAaggcgctctttgaaggaacgATCAAAACGTTCCTATGCCGCCATACTAAAGggcgcggcgcctccgatccaACCTCAGTCCTCAAACATCTTctcagtgctgccagttgacaacgagGATACAACAGATGAGGAGAATCCATTTATTTTCGTAGCGAACTCACGAAAGCGTGCTAAAACGAATACCAAGACCCCCAAGAttccgaataaaatcccgacggTCAGCCCTACAACTAACATCACCAAGAAAGCGATTGCTACAgaaaagaagaaacaaattCCTCCTGGATTCAGCGCGACCTTTTCACCACAGAATAAATCAACAGCAGCGGGGACCTCAAACGCCCCCATTACTGATGCAGTAGGCCCAGAATCAACTCCTCAAGCGGgactttttaagttttctgaCATCCTCGatggaattttttcgtttttcaacgtatCTGAATCTATAAAAAGCATTATTAGTGTAATGCTTCCTATTGTAAAGacacttttgaagcaattgatgcaaacttggcccctcctttcaatgtttatctctctcgatggctaatttacgcccagaggtcggagatatcactgttatacagtggaattgtcgtagtttaaTCCCTAaattggatccgttcaaatttcttcttcatgaaactagttgcgatatttttgccctttctgaaacatggctttcttctcaatcaaacatctcattccacgattttaatattatccgtttggatcgcaacgattcttatggaggggtgcttttggggatcaataagcgccactccttctatagaatccacctccctttatcaggaggaattgaagctgttgcatgtcatacaactataagaggtaaggacttatgcgttgtcagtttgtactggcctcatagagttgcagtggatcgaaatcacctagaggatcTGTGCTCAgtacttcctgagccaaggttgatcctgggtgacttcaattcacatggaactgtctggggagaacaaattgacgatagtcgttctactcttatttatgacatttgtgatagtttcaatttaacaattttgaacacgggtgaaaaaacacgggtacctaaacctcctgcaagacaaagtgcaattgacctctcactctgttcaaactcactatcattggattgccagtggaaggtaatctctgatcccaatggtagtgatcacttaccaatcaaaataacaatcaccaatggggccagcacttcaaattcaacatatatggcatatgaccttacaagacacatcgattggaaaaagtattcggacgaaataacagatgccattgattctatgaatgttctacctcctttggaggagtaccactttctttcacgtttaatccatgaaagtgcactttgtgctcaaacaaaacccatcccagattcatctgtaCCTCGAAGGACcccaaatccatggtgggaccagcagtgttccaagctctataaggacaaatcaaaagcattcaaagattttcgaaaacatggaaccctcgtcctttttgaatcatatgtttcccttgaaaatcagttcaaaaaattgatcaaagggaagaaaaaggcatattggagaaatttcgtgggtggtttatcacgggaaacatccttgagtactttatggaaagttgcacgacgcatgcgtaatcgatcatctacaaatgaaagagaagaatatacacatagatggatattcaacttcgcacggaaagtctgtccagattctacacctgtgcaaaaaataatccggaacgtgcctcctgataggtgtagtctggattccagcttttcgatggtcgaattttcacttgccctcctctcttgtaacaattcagctccgggaattgataaaatcaaatttaacttgttgaaaaaccttccggacgccgcaaaatttcgcttgttaaatttatttaatcaatttttggagaacaacattgttcctcaagagtggagacaagtgagagttatcgctatccaaaagcccggaaaaccagcgtccgatgcgaattcgtaccgtccaatagcgatgttgtcttgtatacgcaaattgatggagaaaatgattttgtttcgtttggataaatgggtagaagcaaatggtctcctttcagatactcaatttgggtttcgaaggggcaaagggacaaacgattgtcttgctttgctgtcttcagagatacaaatggcgtacgcaaaacgtgagcaaatggcttcagtgtttctagacataaagggagcttttgatgcagtctcaatagaggtgttgtcagacaagttacactcccggggtctgcctcctttattgaacaacatcttatacagcttgctttgtgagaaacatctgaactttgctcacggagatattgcagttagaagaacctcttacatgggcctcccccagggttcatgtttgagtccacttttgtacaacttttacgtaagtgacatcgacagctgtctctctgaaggctgtactttaagacaacttgcagatgatggcgtagtatctgtaacaggtgatactgagtcacatctgcacagacctttacaagatactttaaacagattgtcttcctgggctttggggcttgggatcgagttctctccagagaaaacggagttggtagttttctctaaaaaacatagaccagctcaaccacagctccaacttcttggcagaacgatcactcaatcgaggtgttttaagtatcttggggtttggtttgattccaaatgtacctggagagcacacattgagtatctgaaaggaaaatgccaacagagaatcaattttctccgatcaatcactggcacctggtggggagctcacccagaagatcttttaaaattgtatcgaacaactattctttcagtgatggaatatggtagcttttgtttccagtcggctgccaaaactcacctcatcaaactcgagcgtatccaataccgttgtcttcgcatcgctttgggct is a window encoding:
- the LOC129739793 gene encoding caspase-7-like, whose amino-acid sequence is MEEWSSKGSQSDASDAQGYLDLPSTSTNRRNVFLSVPVAPDSRFYAMNGEKRGKVLIFNQMGFDDWRNYTYRFGSEQDVAKLYDTLPNLGFLEEDIFSYHDLTAEQIQGTARRLAVDPTLIDCDCLITVILTHGENDDLVMAKDTSYHLYEFIENFTPSALPSMAGKPKLFIVNACRGELLDDGSSFLHFRSRTDLLDTRGNVEIFSYPEFADFLIVMSSHHGHFSFRNEQGSWLIQEFCNVLNNCRVEQDSIYDILTETNLAVSTRIADSNDSALVGKKQISSFYSTLTRRLYFARR